Within the Thermus tengchongensis genome, the region CCGGGCGATTTCCTCCACCTGGGGGGAGAAGCGGCGGAAGGCTTCCAGGACCAGCGCCTTGGCCTCCGCAAAGGGCACCTTGGGCTTTTCCCGGCTCAGGGGGGCCAGGAGGTCGGGGCTCGCCACCTTCTCCTGCCCAAGCCGCCGGGCCTTCCAGCGGTAGTAGGCCTCCACCAGGCCGTAGTGGGCCCGGGTGGCCTCGAGGAGGGCCTCGATGTCCCGCACCTCCACCTCGTCCCGGAGGGCCACGGGCTCCAAGGGATGGCGGTAGCCCCTAAGGCGCAGGTCCTGGAGGTAGTCCAAATAGACCGCGTTGAAGACGGCGCTCAGCGTGGGCGCTTCGGCCAAGAGCTTGCCGTAGAGCACCCGGTGGGCCTCCCGCCGCACCTCGGGGTCGGGGTCGCGGCGAAGGGCCCGCACCTCCATCTCCGTGAGCTCCTTGCCCCCCACGGGGAAGCGGAAGCGGCCCGTGTACTCGGTGTAGAACTGGCTCCAGGCGCTTCTGCCCACCAGGCCCTTGAGGTTTAAAAGCTCCTCCTCCCGCTCGGAGAGGGTGTGGGGGGCGTAGGCCCGTTGCCTCTCCAGGAAGTGCCGGAGGTCGGCGAGGTCGGGCTCCGCTAGAAGCGCCTGGAAGGCCTCCTCGGGGAGCTTGCGCAGGGCCACCTCGAGGGGCACCAGGCGGTTGCGCACCTCGGTGTAGCGGTTCCGCACCCGGTCCAAAAGGGCCTTGGCGGCGGGGTCTTGGGTGCGGGTGGCGAAGAAGAGGGAGGCGTAGTTCAAGGGCTTGTAGGCCTTCTCCAAGGCTTCCTCATAGCGGCGGAAAAGGGCTTCTGCCCGCTTGGGGTCCAGGAGGTCCTTGGGGTCCAGTCCCTCTGCCAGGTTCAGGGCTTCGGTCAAATCCCCTTCCAGCCTGGGGTCCTCGGGGCCGGCATAGAGGTCGGAGAGCTCCCACTCCATGCCGCCCACTATACCCTTGCCTGGCGTATCCTGGGGGGCGTGGCCGCTTTGGTGATCTACAAGAACCGGCCCGCCTTGGCGGAGGAAAGGGGCGATAAGCTGGAGCTCACCCTACCCGATGGGGCTAGGGCCCGGGTGCGCCCCAAGGATGTCCTCTTTCTCCATCCTGGCCCCGCCCAGCTCCCCCTGGAGGTGCCCGAGGGGGAGGAGGAAGCGGCCTGGGAGCTTTTGCAGGGCCAGGCGGTGAGCCTGAAGGAGCTGGCGGAGTTGGTCTACGGTGCCTACACGCCGGAGGCCGCCTACGGGGCCTACCTCCTGGCCCAAAGGGGGGAGCGGTTTGTCCTCGAGGGCGACCGGGTGCGGGCCCGCACCCCCGAGGAGCTTGCCGCCCTCCTGCGGGCCAAAAGGGCGCGGGAAGAGCGGGAGCAGGCCTTCCAGGAGGCGGTGGGGAGGCTTAAGGAGGGGAGGTGGCTTCCCGAGGACCGCCCCCTCCTGGCCGAGGCCGAGGCCCTGGCCTGGGGGGAGCGGCGGGAAAGCCGCCTGATGCGGGCCCTGGCCCTCCCGGAAACCCCGGAGGCTGCCCACGCCCTCCTCCTGCGCCTGGGCCTCTGGCGGTGGGAAAACCCCCATCCCCGGCGCCTGGGCCTTCCCCTGAACCCTCCGGACCTCCCCCTGCCCCCTTTGCCCGAGGAGGCCCGGGAGGACCTCACGGGCCTCCCCGCCTTCGCCGTGGACGACGAGGGAAGCCAAGACCCCGACGACGCCGTCTACGCCGAGCGGGTGCCGGAAGGCTTCCGCCTCCTGGTCCACGTGGCGGACGTGGCCGCCCTAGTGCCCCCGGGAAGCCCCCAGGACCTGGAGGCCCTCCGCCGTGGGGCTAACCTCTACCTTCCTGAAGGCACGGTGCCCATGCTGCCCCAGGCCGCCACCGAGCGCCTGGGCCTGGGCCTTCAGCCGGTGTCCCCCGCCCTCACCTTTGAGCTTTGGGTTTCCGAGGAGGGGGAGCTTCTGGAGGAGCGCCTTTACCCCTCCTGGGTCCGGGTGCAAAGGCTCACCTACCGGGAGGCCCTGGGGGAGCCCGCCTTGGGGCCCTTGGCCGCCTTGGCCCAGGCGTTTCACCGGAAGCGCCTGGCCCAGGGGGCCTTGGACCTCGCCCTGCCCGAGGCGAAGGTGCGCCTGGAGGAAGGGCGGGTGCGCCTCACCCCCTTGCCCCCCTACGAAAGCCGCCTCTGGGTGCGGGAGGCCATGCTCCTGGCGGGCTACGCCGCCGCCCACCTGGCCCTCCGGGAAGGGCTTCCTTTCCCCTTTGCCACCCAGGAGGCGCCGAGCCGCAGGGTGGAGGGGGAGGGCCTCGCCGCCATGTGGGAGCAGAGAAAGCTCCTCAAGCGGGCCCAGCTCAAGGCGGTGCCCGCCCCCCACAAGGGCTTAGGCCTCCCCCTCTACGCCCAGGTGACGAGCCCCCTTAGGCGCTATTTGGACCTGGTGGCCCACCAGCAGCTCAGGGCCTGGCTCCGAGGGGAAAAGCCCCTTTCCCAGGAGGAGCTCTTGCAGCGGGTGGGGGCGGCGGAGGCGGTGGCTGACCTGGTGCGGGAGGCGGAGCGCAAGAGCAAGCTCCACTGGACCCTGGTCTACCTCCTGCAGGAGGGCTACGAGGGGCCGGGGGTCTTGGTGGAAAGGCGGGGTGGGCAGGGGGTTTTCCTCCTCCCCGAGCTCGGCCTCAGCGCCCAGGTGGCCTTGGCCCAGCCCCTTCCCCTAAACGCCGAGGTCCGCCTCCGCTTCCTCGAGGCGGACCTGGCCAACCTGGAAGCCCGCTTTGCCCTGGTTTAGGGGGCTACATGTGCTCGATCAGGGCCCGCCCGAACTCGCTGGTTTTGAGGAGGGTGGCGGGCTTGCCCTCCGCCACCAAGAGGCGGTGGAAGTCGTAGGTGACAAGGCCCTTGGCGATGGTGCGCTCCATGGCCTGGAGGATGAGGTCGGCGGCCTCGTTCCAGCCCAGGTAGCGGAGCATCATCTCCCCGGAGAGGATGACGCTGGAGGGGTTCACCTTGTCCTGGCCCGCGTACTTGGGGGCGGTGCCGTGGGTGGCCTCAAAGACCGCATGGCCCGTGAGGTAGTTGATGTTGGCCCCGGGGGCGATGCCAATGCCCCCCACCTGGGCGGCCAGGGCGTCGGAGATGTAGTCCCCGTTGAGGTTCAAGGTGGCGATCACCGAGTACTCGTCGGGGCGGAGGAGGATCTGTTGCAGGAAGTTGTCGGCGATCATGTCCTTGATGACGATTTCCCGCCCGGTGCGGGGGTTCTTCAGCACGTGCCAGGGCCCGCCGTCCAGGGGTACGGCCCCGTACTTCTCCCGGGCCAGGGCGTAGCCCCACTCCCGGAAGGCCCCTTCCGTGAACTTCATGATGTTGCCCTTGTGCACTAGGGTGACGCTGGGGAGGTCCTCCTTGATGGCGTATTCAATGGCCGCGGCCACCAGGCGCTCCGTGCCCTCCTTGGATACGGGCTTGATGCCGATGCCGGAGGTCTCGGGGAAGCGGATCTTGGCGTAGGCCTTGGGGAACTCCCGCTTGAGGAAGTCCAGGACCTTTTGCACCTCCTCCGTGCCCGCGGGCCACTCAATCCCGGCGTAGATGTCCTCGGTGTTCTCCCGGAAGATGACCATATTGACCAACTCCGGGTGCTTCACCGGGCTTGGCACCCCTTTAAACCAGCGCACGGGGCGCACGCAGGCGTAGAGGTCCAGCTCCTGCCTTAGGGCCACGTTGATGGAGCGGATACCCCCGCCCACCGGGGTGGTTAGGGGCCCTTTGATGGCCACCAGGTACTCCCGGATGAAGTCCAGGGTTTCCTGGGGTAGCCAGATGGGCTCCCCATAGACCTGGTTGGCCTTCTCCCCGGCGTAGATCTCCGCCCAGGCGATCCTGCGCTTGCCGCCGTAGGCTTTGGCTACCGCCGCGTCTAGGACGGGCTGGGCCGCTCTCCAGATGTCGGGGCCGGTGCCGTCCCCCTCGATGAAGCCGATGATGGGGCGGTCCGGAACCTGGAGGACCCCGCCTTGAATGGTGATCCGCTCGCCGTCTTCCGGAACCCGGATGTGCTGGTAGGCCATAGCGTACCTCCAGGCCCTAGCATATCCCTTCCGCGGGGGAAAAGTGTCCTAGACTTGGCCTATGCCGGACATCGTGGTGGTGGGGGCAGGCATCGTGGGGGCGGCCTCGGCCTTCCGCCTGGCGGAGGCGGGGCTTAGGGTCTTGGTTCTGGAAAAGGAGGCCACCTTCGCCCAAGGCTCCACAGGGCGGAGCGCCGCTGGGGTCAGGGTGCAGTTCTCCGAGCCCTGGAACATCCTCCTTTCCTACCACTCCATCCTGGAGTACCAAAGGATCCCGGAGGCCGGCTACCGGCCCATCGGCTACCTTTTCCTGGTGCCGGAGGCCTTGAGGGAGGTCCAGGAGGAGGCCCTGGCCACCCAGAGGGCCCTGGGGGTGCCGGTGGAAAAGCTCACCCTCGAGGCGGCCCAAGCCCTGGTGCCCTTCCGGGAGGAGGGCCTGGCCTACGCCACCTTTGGCCCCATGGACGGGATCATTGACCCCCACGGGGCCACGGCCCATTACCTGCGGGAGGCCAGGCGCCTTGGGGCCGAGGTGCGCTTTTCCGAGCCCCTGCTTGGGGCGCAGCGGAAGGGGAGCGTTTGGTGGGTGGCGACCCCCAAGGGGCGGTACGAGGCCCCTTTCCTCCTCCTTTGCACCGGGGCCTGGACGGGGGCGGTGGGGCGGGGCCTGGGCCTGGAGATCCCCATCCACCCCGTGCGGCGCATGGTCTACGCCACGGCCCCTGCCCCTTTCCCCCATGCCTTCCCCCTCACCATCGACCTGGCCACGGGCTTTTACCTGCGCTCGGAGGGGCCCAGGGTGCTCCTGGGCCGCTCCAATCCCGCCGAGCCCCCCGGCTTCGCCGAGGGGATGGATTGGGAGTGGCTTGGGCCCACCCTCGAGGCGGGCCTTTTCCGCTTCCCCTTCCTGGAGGGGCTCGCCCTGGACCGGAAGGCCAGCTGGTGGGGCTACTACGAGGTGACCCCAGACCACAACCCCATCCTGGGTTTTGTGGAGGAGGGGCTTTTGGTGGCGGCGGGTTTTTCCGGCCACGGGGTGCAGCAGGCGGCCATGGTGGGGAGGCTCATGGCGGAGGAGGTGGTCCATGGGAAGGCGAGGAGCCTGGACATAACCCCGTTCCGCTTGGATCGCTTCCGGGAGGGGCGTTTCCTGAAGGAGAAGGGGATCGTGTAGGCTAGGGGTGTCCTGCAAGGTGGTTTGGGGGCCCACCGGGACGGAAGAGGGGTTTTATGAGGATGTTGCTGGCGGGCGTGTTGTTTTTGGGGTTGGCCTTGGGGCAGGCCGTGGTCAAGGGCTTGACCCCGGCCGAGGTGGAAGGGATTCTCAAGCAGGCGGGTCTTGCCTACGAGAAAACGGGTGCCCAGGAGTTCCGTCTGGAGATGGCTGGCTTGACCAAGGTCTGGCTCTACCTGGATTTCTGTCAGGAGGAGCGGTGCGGGGTCCTGACCCTAAGCGCTGGCTTTACCCTGGAGGAGGTGCCGGACCTCGAGGCCGTAAACGCCTGGAACCGGGACCGCCGCTTCAGCCGGGCCTTTTTGGATGAGGAGGGAGCCGTGTGGGTGGAGTCGGACCTGGACCTCACGGGCGGGGTGAGCCTGGGGGCGGTAAGGGGCTTCTTGGACCTTTTCGCCGAAGAAATCCTCCCCGCCTTCATGGATCACATCGGCTTTGAACCTTGACCGCCTGGGGGCCCTCCCCTAAGATGGGGATTGCCTGGTGCGCCCGTGGCGGCGTAGCTCAGGTGGTCAGAGCACACGACTCATAATCGTGGTGTCGTGGGTTCGAGTCCCACCGCCGCCACCAGCAAGGGAAGGCAAAGCTTCACCCCCCGGTAGCGTGGCCGGGGGGTGTGGCTTTTTGGGGGGCTCGAGGGAGAATCCAGGGACCGGGGTTGGTTTTGAGGGCCTCGATGTTGCTACACTGGAAACCACGGGGTCCGGGATCCCCCCGGTCGCCCCTGGAGGAGTATGCGGGCGCACATCATCACCTTCGGATGCCAGATGAACGAGTACGACTCCCACCTGGTGGCCAGCGAGCTGGTAAGCCTCGGGTGGGAGCTGGTGGAGAGCGTGGAGGAGGCGGACTTCGTCCTGGTGAACACCTGTGCGGTCCGCGGGAAGCCCGTGGAGAAGGTGCGCTCCCTTCTGGGCCAGCTCCGCAAGGAGAAGGAGCGCCGGGGCCTCCTCATCGGGCTTATGGGCTGCCTGGCCCAGCTGGACGAGGGCCAGCAGATGGCCCGGAAGTTTGGGGTGGACCTGCTCTTGGGCCCTGGGGCCCTCACCTCCTTGCCGGAGGCCTTAAAGGGGAACGAGCGCTTCTGGGACCTCACCTTCAAGGAGGACCTCCTGGACTACATCCCCCCGCCCCCCAAGGGGGCCTTGTCCGCCCACGTGACCATCATCCGCGGGTGCAACCACCACTGCACCTACTGCATCGTCCCCACCACCCGGGGGCCCGAGGTCTCCCGCCACCCCGACCTGATCCTGAAGGAGATCGAACAACTGAAGGCGGCGGGAGTGGTGGAGATCACCCTCCTGGGCCAGAACGTGAACTCCTACGGCAAGGACCAGCCGGGCTTCCCCAGCTTCGCCGAGCTGTTGCGCCTGGTGGGGGGGATGGGCATCCCCCGGGTGCGCTTCCTCACCAGCCACCCCGTGAACTTCACCGACGACATCATCCAGGCCATCGCCGAAACCCCCGCCATCACCCGCTACATCCACCTGCCGGTGCAGTCGGGCTCCGACCGGGTGCTCCGCCGCATGGCCCGGGAGTACCGCCGGGCCCACTACCTGGAGCGCATCCGCAGGATCCGGGAGGTTTTGCCGGATGCCGTGCTTTCCACGGACATCATCGTGGGCTTCCCTGGGGAGACGGAGGAGGACTTCCAGGAAACCCTGAGTCTTTACGATGAGGTGGGCTACGACCAGGCCTACATGTTCATCTACTCTCCTCGGCCCGGTACTCCCGCCTACAAGCACTTCCAGGACCTGCCCCGGGAGGTGAAGGTGGAAAGGCTCCAGCGCCTCATCGAGAAGCAGAAGGAATGGAGCTACCGCCGCAACCTGGAGTGGGTGGGGAAGACGGTGGAGGTCCTGGTCCGGGGGGTGGCCAAGGAAGAAGGGTACGTGCAGGGGCACGACCGCGGGAACCACCCGGTGCTGGTTCCCGCCCACCAGGCTCCCACCCCGGGGCTCTACCAGGTGGAGATCAAGCAGGCTACCCCGCACCTGCTCTTCGGGGAAGTGGTGGGGGCCAGGGAGCCTGCCCCCATCCCCCTGCCCATGGCCTAGGAGGGAAGGGTGCGGGCTTTCATGCCGCTTTTGGTGAGCCTGGCGCTCTTCACTTTGGTCTTTGCCCTTTCCCGCTTCGCCCCCTGGGGGCTTGGCCTGGCCTTCTTGGGGGCCTTGCTGGCCTACCTGGGCGTGGAGCGCTGGCAGGGGGGGCTCCTGCGCAAGGGGCCCTCCCGGGCGGCTCTGGAAAGGCTGGCCATGAAGGAGGCTTGGCGGCGGGGCGGCTTGTTGCGGCCTCGAGACCTTGCTCCTTTCCTCCCCGAGGCCAGGGCCCGGGAACTGTTGGAGGGCCTGGCGGAGCGGGGACTCTGCCGAAGGGACGGGGAAGGCTTCCGCTTCTGAAGCTCTTGGAGGCGGCTTCCTGGGGCGGGGGTTCTTTCCCCCAAGGGAGGGGGTAGGCGTGGGTCTTGTGGGTGAGGCCGGGATTGTGGTCCTGGGGGCGGGGGTGGCGGGGCTCACCGCGGCCCGCTTCCTCTTGGAGCGGGGAGAGCGGGTGCTCTTGGTGGCCGAGGCCCTGGGGGAGGCAAGCCGGGTACCTGTGGCCCTGGTGAACCCTCTCCGGGGACGGCGCTTCACCTTGGCGGCGGAGGGGGAGCGGGCCCTCGAGGCGGCCCTAAGCTTTTACGGCCGTTTCGCTGAGCTGCACATGGGGGTTTTCCGCCCGGTCCCGGAAGGGGAGAGGGCCAAGGTGGCGGGCCGCCTGGGGGGGCTGAGGCACCGCTGGGAGGGGAAAGGGGTCCTTTTGGAAGACGCCTTCTGGCTTGAGCCCAGACTCCTTCTGGAGCGCCTGGCGGAGGGCTTGCCCCTCCTCAGGGCCAGGGTGGCCGCCTGGGAACCCCCTTACCTGGTCCTGGAAGGGGGGAAGAGGGTGCGGGGGGAGGTGCTGGTTTACGCGGGCGGTGGGCGGGGAGCGCACCTTTTGGGCCTCGAGGGGCGGCACACCCCGGGCCTCGTCCTCACCCTGCTGAACTACTTCCCCCGGGCCATCAGCTACCGGGTCTACCTGGCAGGCGCGGCCTTGGGCGGAAGCTACCTGCCCCACGAGGAACAGCCCCACCTGCCCCCGCCCACGGAAGGGGAGGTGGAGTGGCTCCTCGCAGGGGCTGAAGCCCTGGTGGGCTACCGCCCTCTGGTAGCCTCCGCCTGGCGGGGGTTGCGCTTCCGGTTAGGCCCCCTCCCCGGGGGCCGGGACCTTCCTTATCTCTTCCCCGTGGAGGGGGGCTTTGCCCTTACGGGCCTAGGCTCCACGGGCTTCCTCTACGCTCCCCTGCTGGCCGGGCGCCTGGCGGAGGCCCTAAGCTAAGGGTATGTACACGGGGGCGGTGCTGGCGGGGGGGCTTTCGCGGCGCTTCGGGGAGGACAAAGCCCTTTTCCCCTACCGGGGAAAGCCTCTTCTGCAATGGGTCTTGGAGAGCCTGGCGGGGGCGGAGGAGCGGTTTATCGTGGCTAACAGGCCCTATCCGGGCTTTGGGGTTCCCGTCTACCCCGACCTTCTGCCGGGGGCGGACAGCCTCTCCGGTTTGCACTCGGCCCTGGTCCACGCCCGCCACCCCTGGGTGGCAGTGGCGGCCACGGATCTGCCCTTCCTTACCCGGGGGTACTGGGAGTTCCTCTACGAGAAGGCTCTCGCCTCTCCTTATCCTGTGGTGGTCCCCTACAATCCGGAAGGGCACCTGGAGCCCCTCATGGCCCTGTACCACAAGGACTGCCTGCCCCAGGTGGAAAGGCAGCTTCGGGAGGGGGACTACCTGATGCGGCGGGTGATGGAAACCCTGGGGGCCACCTATATCCCGGCGGAGGAGGTGGTGGAGCGCTTCGGGGCCCAGGTCTTCTTCAACGCCAACCGCAAGGAGGAGCTTCCCTAGTCCCGCACCCGGATGCGGGCGGTGTGCACCCGGCTCCCGTCCAGGTAGAGCTCCAGCTCGTAGGCCCCAGGGGTCTTGGGGGCCAGGAGGGTGCCGCGGAAGGTGAGGTCGTCTACCCGTTCCAAGGGGACGATGAGGGGTCCGAGGCGCACCTCCACTCGGTTTGCCCGGCGGAGGAGGCGGGCCTCGAGGCGCACCTCCTCCCCGGGGTCCAAAAGGGCGGGGGTGGCTTGGAGGGTGGCCAGGGGGCCAGGCCGCACGGTGAGGTAGGCCCCGGCCTCCGCCCGTTCGGCCCCGCGCTCGGCCACCACCCTTAGCTCCAGGCTTCCCTGGCCCTCCACGGGGAGGTAGGCCCCGTAAAGCCCTTCCTCCAGGGGGCTTAGGGGGTAGGAGCGCCCCCCCAGTTCGGCCCAGACTCGGCTAGGCCCCCCTTGCACCTGAACCCGGAGGAGAAGCTCCGCCCCCGGCGGCAATACCGTGGGCAGGGGCAGGAGGACCACGGCCAGGCTTTCCTCCGTGAGGGTGCGCACGATCTCCCGCACCACCGGCCTTGCGGCCAGGAGCACCTGGGGCAGGGGGCCGGGCTGGAGGTCCAGGCTTAGGGGCTCGCCGGGTTCCTGGAGCTTGTCCAGGCTGGCCGGGTCCAGGCTCAGGGTGTAGCTCCCGGGGAGCAGGCCGCCCAGGACGAACACCCCCCTGCCGTCGGCCAGGGCGGTGCGGCTTTCCGTCCCTTGGAGCCGCACCCGGGCGTAGGGGAGGGGGGGTTCGCCCTCGTCCTTTTGGCCGTTGCGGTTTGCGTCCAGGTAGACCTGGCCCATGAGGCCCACCACCGTTTCCACGGGAAGGTCCAGGGGGAGGGTTTTCCCTCGCTCCACCCGCACCTCCGCCCGGCGGCGGAGGGCCAGGCTGGCCTCGAGGCTCCCCACCTCCAGCCGGTAGGTTCCGGGGTAGAGCTCCAGGCGGTAGCGCCCAGCCCCGTCCGCCACCGCTTCCAGCCCCCCCACCCGCACCCTGGCCCCCGGGAGAGGGGGTTCGTCAGGGCCCTTGACCCCGTCCCGGTTCCGGTCGTGGAAGACCACGCCCTCCACGTACCCCGTGGCCCGGCCGCCGAAGGCCTGGACCACTTCCTCGGGGGTGTCGAAACCCCCTTTGACCTCCAAGGTTCCCAAGGCGGTAAGCTGGAGAACCCCGGAGGCGTACCGGCCCTCGAGGCCCATGCCCCACACCCCTTCCCGATAGGC harbors:
- a CDS encoding M3 family oligoendopeptidase, with product MEWELSDLYAGPEDPRLEGDLTEALNLAEGLDPKDLLDPKRAEALFRRYEEALEKAYKPLNYASLFFATRTQDPAAKALLDRVRNRYTEVRNRLVPLEVALRKLPEEAFQALLAEPDLADLRHFLERQRAYAPHTLSEREEELLNLKGLVGRSAWSQFYTEYTGRFRFPVGGKELTEMEVRALRRDPDPEVRREAHRVLYGKLLAEAPTLSAVFNAVYLDYLQDLRLRGYRHPLEPVALRDEVEVRDIEALLEATRAHYGLVEAYYRWKARRLGQEKVASPDLLAPLSREKPKVPFAEAKALVLEAFRRFSPQVEEIAREFFERRWIDVYPRPGKRGGAFCSGGLPSTHPYVLLNHTDDLDAAHTLAHELGHGVHFYLARRQRLLNFGASTPLAETASVFAEILLDDLLLEKLPEEQKTLLLAERVEDAVNTLFRQVMYTFFERRSLEARKEAALSPEAFHGIWQEEQVRLYGEAVEWTELDQAAWAGIPHFVHYRFYTYSYALGYLVVLALYGKYREEGEAFVPKYLEVLEAGESQSPKEILAKAGVDLASEAFFRYGFGVLESWLKALP
- a CDS encoding RNB domain-containing ribonuclease, yielding MAALVIYKNRPALAEERGDKLELTLPDGARARVRPKDVLFLHPGPAQLPLEVPEGEEEAAWELLQGQAVSLKELAELVYGAYTPEAAYGAYLLAQRGERFVLEGDRVRARTPEELAALLRAKRAREEREQAFQEAVGRLKEGRWLPEDRPLLAEAEALAWGERRESRLMRALALPETPEAAHALLLRLGLWRWENPHPRRLGLPLNPPDLPLPPLPEEAREDLTGLPAFAVDDEGSQDPDDAVYAERVPEGFRLLVHVADVAALVPPGSPQDLEALRRGANLYLPEGTVPMLPQAATERLGLGLQPVSPALTFELWVSEEGELLEERLYPSWVRVQRLTYREALGEPALGPLAALAQAFHRKRLAQGALDLALPEAKVRLEEGRVRLTPLPPYESRLWVREAMLLAGYAAAHLALREGLPFPFATQEAPSRRVEGEGLAAMWEQRKLLKRAQLKAVPAPHKGLGLPLYAQVTSPLRRYLDLVAHQQLRAWLRGEKPLSQEELLQRVGAAEAVADLVREAERKSKLHWTLVYLLQEGYEGPGVLVERRGGQGVFLLPELGLSAQVALAQPLPLNAEVRLRFLEADLANLEARFALV
- the icd gene encoding NADP-dependent isocitrate dehydrogenase gives rise to the protein MAYQHIRVPEDGERITIQGGVLQVPDRPIIGFIEGDGTGPDIWRAAQPVLDAAVAKAYGGKRRIAWAEIYAGEKANQVYGEPIWLPQETLDFIREYLVAIKGPLTTPVGGGIRSINVALRQELDLYACVRPVRWFKGVPSPVKHPELVNMVIFRENTEDIYAGIEWPAGTEEVQKVLDFLKREFPKAYAKIRFPETSGIGIKPVSKEGTERLVAAAIEYAIKEDLPSVTLVHKGNIMKFTEGAFREWGYALAREKYGAVPLDGGPWHVLKNPRTGREIVIKDMIADNFLQQILLRPDEYSVIATLNLNGDYISDALAAQVGGIGIAPGANINYLTGHAVFEATHGTAPKYAGQDKVNPSSVILSGEMMLRYLGWNEAADLILQAMERTIAKGLVTYDFHRLLVAEGKPATLLKTSEFGRALIEHM
- a CDS encoding NAD(P)/FAD-dependent oxidoreductase; translated protein: MPDIVVVGAGIVGAASAFRLAEAGLRVLVLEKEATFAQGSTGRSAAGVRVQFSEPWNILLSYHSILEYQRIPEAGYRPIGYLFLVPEALREVQEEALATQRALGVPVEKLTLEAAQALVPFREEGLAYATFGPMDGIIDPHGATAHYLREARRLGAEVRFSEPLLGAQRKGSVWWVATPKGRYEAPFLLLCTGAWTGAVGRGLGLEIPIHPVRRMVYATAPAPFPHAFPLTIDLATGFYLRSEGPRVLLGRSNPAEPPGFAEGMDWEWLGPTLEAGLFRFPFLEGLALDRKASWWGYYEVTPDHNPILGFVEEGLLVAAGFSGHGVQQAAMVGRLMAEEVVHGKARSLDITPFRLDRFREGRFLKEKGIV
- a CDS encoding YbjN domain-containing protein translates to MRMLLAGVLFLGLALGQAVVKGLTPAEVEGILKQAGLAYEKTGAQEFRLEMAGLTKVWLYLDFCQEERCGVLTLSAGFTLEEVPDLEAVNAWNRDRRFSRAFLDEEGAVWVESDLDLTGGVSLGAVRGFLDLFAEEILPAFMDHIGFEP
- the miaB gene encoding tRNA (N6-isopentenyl adenosine(37)-C2)-methylthiotransferase MiaB, translating into MRAHIITFGCQMNEYDSHLVASELVSLGWELVESVEEADFVLVNTCAVRGKPVEKVRSLLGQLRKEKERRGLLIGLMGCLAQLDEGQQMARKFGVDLLLGPGALTSLPEALKGNERFWDLTFKEDLLDYIPPPPKGALSAHVTIIRGCNHHCTYCIVPTTRGPEVSRHPDLILKEIEQLKAAGVVEITLLGQNVNSYGKDQPGFPSFAELLRLVGGMGIPRVRFLTSHPVNFTDDIIQAIAETPAITRYIHLPVQSGSDRVLRRMAREYRRAHYLERIRRIREVLPDAVLSTDIIVGFPGETEEDFQETLSLYDEVGYDQAYMFIYSPRPGTPAYKHFQDLPREVKVERLQRLIEKQKEWSYRRNLEWVGKTVEVLVRGVAKEEGYVQGHDRGNHPVLVPAHQAPTPGLYQVEIKQATPHLLFGEVVGAREPAPIPLPMA
- a CDS encoding FAD-dependent oxidoreductase, giving the protein MGLVGEAGIVVLGAGVAGLTAARFLLERGERVLLVAEALGEASRVPVALVNPLRGRRFTLAAEGERALEAALSFYGRFAELHMGVFRPVPEGERAKVAGRLGGLRHRWEGKGVLLEDAFWLEPRLLLERLAEGLPLLRARVAAWEPPYLVLEGGKRVRGEVLVYAGGGRGAHLLGLEGRHTPGLVLTLLNYFPRAISYRVYLAGAALGGSYLPHEEQPHLPPPTEGEVEWLLAGAEALVGYRPLVASAWRGLRFRLGPLPGGRDLPYLFPVEGGFALTGLGSTGFLYAPLLAGRLAEALS
- a CDS encoding molybdenum cofactor guanylyltransferase — protein: MYTGAVLAGGLSRRFGEDKALFPYRGKPLLQWVLESLAGAEERFIVANRPYPGFGVPVYPDLLPGADSLSGLHSALVHARHPWVAVAATDLPFLTRGYWEFLYEKALASPYPVVVPYNPEGHLEPLMALYHKDCLPQVERQLREGDYLMRRVMETLGATYIPAEEVVERFGAQVFFNANRKEELP